The Kluyvera intermedia genome window below encodes:
- a CDS encoding NAD-dependent epimerase/dehydratase family protein, which yields MHNVLITGATGLVGGHLLNLLRRESQVESITAPTRHPLEHAFGIANPHHPDLTEALAQVSTPIDTVFCCLGTTQREAGSKSAFTHVDYDLVLETAQTGLRLGAQQMLVVSAMGANTQSPFFYNRVKGEMEAALIAQGWPRLTLARPSMLLGERGSPRLSERLLGPLFSLLPGNWKSINAEDVAKAMLMTAKNPGTVPVTILTSRQLREMARQ from the coding sequence ATGCACAACGTACTCATCACCGGTGCCACCGGCCTAGTCGGTGGGCACTTACTTAACCTACTGCGTCGAGAATCGCAGGTCGAATCCATCACCGCACCCACGCGGCATCCCCTGGAACACGCTTTCGGCATCGCGAATCCCCATCACCCTGATCTCACTGAGGCGCTGGCGCAGGTCTCAACACCGATAGACACCGTCTTTTGTTGCCTGGGAACCACCCAGCGTGAAGCTGGTTCGAAGTCAGCGTTTACTCACGTAGATTACGATCTGGTACTGGAAACCGCGCAGACCGGCTTACGGCTTGGCGCACAGCAAATGCTGGTGGTCAGCGCGATGGGCGCAAATACTCAATCGCCGTTCTTTTACAATCGGGTGAAAGGTGAAATGGAAGCCGCGCTGATTGCCCAAGGGTGGCCGAGATTAACGCTTGCTCGTCCTTCCATGCTGCTGGGTGAACGCGGTTCGCCGCGCCTGAGCGAGCGCCTGCTGGGGCCGTTATTTAGTCTGCTGCCGGGGAACTGGAAGTCAATCAACGCAGAAGATGTGGCAAAAGCGATGCTGATGACGGCGAAGAATCCGGGCACGGTGCCGGTTACAATATTGACGTCAAGACAGCTTAGAGAAATGGCCCGGCAGTGA